The following proteins are co-located in the Cydia fagiglandana chromosome 2, ilCydFagi1.1, whole genome shotgun sequence genome:
- the LOC134672724 gene encoding uncharacterized protein LOC134672724, with product MAFSDLCHISNAYKAVENETDQSERIMEENSMVRDLITKILDETGPSEGSSSIQPQEKTLSTATGAQYSKNEPTTSFIPPSYNFQDPFNFAQNAQTEQHGFNYNTQNGFGNGYVNYPEEQLLMDPVGEPEVSQEQLNLLRLAAQEIGGAQFTSPNKYDDKYYNFFEPNQRNSLPETNMYSNNFRPNSLNLDNNFTNMDYAQRYPNKFDNYAKEQNPEPADLLAYLNQLNINVTLDRSPDVPMDFKGQMENGHYHNEEFNKMQDERNKMLFNRNFQQPPKFNGENNFYLNEMMKQMGDRPPQNFDFQNTPPNYKPNGFHQNDYMQRQNQMMPRENFQGNMDQRGNFEGQNNAQQAMMRQQELARQMNILMRNRPPPNQLNVDVSFLHENTPFNLGLGALLGPSPPVPPPVLPSPMMDLPLLAPFYAMRNIRGCATSSGILHARLDACYEQWRQLERERKRTEARLALAYPGRAVSSSNSIPVPRLPPCPTRVDRLTVDMLREHTKVLTLMGKMETLRASVCVAQHKKAKEDAKITVLKRGQDQPEPSHVDPDSFQPASWRDDVKNLSEIAPHSEVESAMLAWRSAVAAVQAARRRELAQPRYVRTDPILQLAEAVKQLGCSARRARCAMWCDLTLTVALAPGPATPPTPAGPPSTAKVSHVVDLTLTVALAPGPATPPTPAGPPSTAKVSHVVDLTLTVALAPGPATPPTPAGPPSTAKVSHVVDLTLTVALAPGPATPPTPAGPPSTAKVSHVVDLTLTVALAPGPATPAHPRRPPPAPPSTAKVSHVVDLTLTVALAPGSATPPTPAGPPSTAKVSHVVDLTLTVALAPGPATPPTPAGPPSTAKVSHVVDLTLTVALAPGSATPPTPAGPPSTAKVSHVVDLTLTVALAPGRAMPNISTTMNFESEKQPQPQPPSPKAPPEAAKAPAQNNPKPAASDVKDEKPNDVSTAKTDTKPEANNNKTSTTNKQAEKDKTQRKTHNYRHKLNQGRHDFYQKNQRYDTRFMQNRHPYYLATGPIN from the exons atggcCTTCAGTGATTTATGTCACATAAGTAATGCGTATAAAGCCGTCGAAAATGAAACAGATCAG TCGGAGCGCATTATGGAAGAAAACTCAATGGTCCGAGATCTCATCACAAAGATCCTTGATGAGACCGGACCCTCAGAAGGGAGCAG CTCTATACAACCACAGGAAAAAACGCTAAGTACAGCTACAGGTGCACAATATTCTAAAAATGAGCCTACAACATCTTTTATACCACCCTCATATAACTTCCAAGATCCATTTAACTTCGCTCAAAATGCACAGACTGAACAACATGGCTTCAACTACAACACACAAAATGGGTTTGGAAATGGTTATGTTAACTACCCGGAAGAACAGCTTCTCATGGACCCTGTGGGGGAGCCAGAAGTGTCACAAGAACAGCTGAATTTACTAAGGTTAGCAGCTCAAGAAATTGGCGGTGCACAGTTTACCAGCCCTAACAAATATGATGATAAATACTATAATTTCTTTGAACCAAACCAAAGGAATTCCCTGCCAGAAACAAATATGTACAGTAACAACTTTAGACCAAACAGTCTCAATTTAGATAATAATTTCACAAACATGGACTACGCTCAAAGGTACCCCAATAAATTTGACAATTATGCCAAAGAGCAGAACCCAGAGCCTGCAGACCTACTAGCTTATTTAAACCAGCTaaacataaacgtcacattAGACCGCTCACCAGACGTACCAATGGACTTTAAAGGACAAATGGAAAATGGGCACTATCATAATGAGGAATTCAATAAAATGCAAGATGAAAGAAATAAGATGTTGTTCAATAGAAACTTCCAGCAACCACCGAAATTTAACGGAGAAAACAATTTCTACTTAAACGAAATGATGAAGCAGATGGGTGACCGCCCGCCACAGAACTTTGATTTTCAGAACACACCACCAAATTATAAGCCTAATGGGTTTCATCAAAACGATTACATGCAGAGGCAGAACCAGATGATGCCTAGAGAGAATTTTCAGGGCAATATGGATCAGAGGGGAAACTTTGAAGGCCAGAACAATGCACAACAGGCCATGATGAGGCAGCAGGAGCTGGCTCGGCAGATGAATATACTCATGAGGAACCGGCCGCCTCCTAACCAATTAAATGTAGACGTGTCTTTCTTGCACGAAAACACACCTTTTAATCTTG GTTTAGGCGCGTTGCTGGGGCCTAGTCCTCCTGTGCCACCCCCAGTGTTGCCATCACCAATGATGGATTTGCCTCTTCTAGCACCATTCTACGCTATGAGGAACATCAG AGGCTGTGCAACATCGTCGGGCATCCTGCACGCGCGGCTGGACGCGTGCTACGAGCAGTGGCGGCAGCTGGAGCGCGAGCGCAAGCGCACCGAGGCGCGCCTGGCGCTGGCCTACCCTGGTCGTGCCGTCTCCTCCTCCAACTCCATCCCTGTGCCGCGCCTGCCGCCCTGCCCCACCAGGGTCGACCGGCTCACGGTCGACATGCTGAGGGAGCATACTAAG GTACTAACCCTAATGGGTAAGATGGAGACGCTGCGAGCGAGTGTGTGCGTGGCGCAGCACAAGAAGGCCAAGGAGGACGCCAAGATCACGGTGCTGAAGCGCGGCCAGGACCAGCCCGAGCCCTCGCACGTGGACCCCGACTCCTTCCAGCCCGCCTCGTGGAGGGATGACGTCAAGAATCTCTCAGAAAT CGCGCCGCACAGCGAGGTGGAGAGCGCCATGCTGGCGTGGCGCAGCGCCGTGGCCGCCGTGCaggccgcgcgccgccgcgagCTCGCGCAGCCGCGCTACGTCCGCACCGACC CTATCCTTCAACTGGCGGAGGCGGTGAAGCAGCTGGGCTGTAGCGCGCGGCGGGCACGCTGCGCCATGTGGTGCGACCTCACGCTCACTGTTGCGCTCGCCCCGGGGCCTGCCACCCCGCCCACCCCCGCCGGCCCCCCCAGCACCGCCAAGGTAAGCCATGTGGTCGACCTCACGCTCACCGTCGCGCTCGCCCCGGGGCCTGCCACCCCGCCCACCCCCGCCGGCCCCCCCAGCACCGCCAAGGTAAGCCATGTGGTCGACCTCACGCTCACCGTCGCGCTCGCCCCGGGGCCTGCCACCCCGCCCACCCCCGCCGGCCCCCCCAGCACCGCCAAGGTAAGCCATGTGGTCGACCTCACGCTCACCGTCGCGCTCGCCCCGGGGCCTGCCACCCCGCCCACCCCCGCCGGCCCCCCCAGCACCGCCAAGGTAAGCCATGTGGTCGACCTCACGCTCACCGTCGCGCTCGCCCCGGGGCCTGCCACCCCCGCCCACCCCCGCCGGCCCCCCCCAGCACCGCCAAG CACCGCCAAGGTAAGCCATGTGGTCGACCTCACGCTCACCGTCGCGCTCGCCCCGGGGTCTGCCACCCCGCCCACCCCCGCCGGCCCCCCCAGCACCGCCAAGGTAAGCCATGTGGTCGACCTCACGCTCACCGTCGCGCTCGCCCCGGGGCCTGCCACCCCGCCCACCCCCGCCGGCCCCCCCAGCACCGCCAAGGTAAGCCATGTGGTCGACCTCACGCTCACCGTCGCGCTCGCCCCGGGGTCTGCCACCCCGCCCACCCCCGCCGGCCCCCCCAGCACCGCCAAGGTAAGCCATGTGGTCGACCTCACGCTCACCGTCGCGCTCGCTCCGGGGCGAGccatgccaaatatctcgacgACAATGaattttgaa AGCGAGAAGCAGCCGCAGCCTCAGCCGCCGTCGCCGAAGGCGCCCCCTGAAGCCGCGAAAGCCCCAGCACAGAACAACCCCAAACCGGCTGCCTCGGACGTTAAAGAT GAGAAACCCAACGATGTGTCAACAGCGAAAACGGACACGAAGCCCGAAGCGAACAACAACAAGACGAGCACCACCAACAAGCAGGCGGAGAAGGACAAGACCCAGCGCAAAACGCACAACTACAGGCACAAGCTCAACCAGGGCCGCCACGACTTCTACCAGAAAAACCAGAGGTACGACACCCGGTTCATGCAGAACCGACACCCATACTACTTGGCCACCGGCCCTATCAACTAG